One window from the genome of Labilithrix sp. encodes:
- a CDS encoding TerB family tellurite resistance protein: protein MDAKVAKCLLVSKVLVADGIMTENERAFLDRLMKRLELDEAMRKKVIDLDGLDQAESIVAKLSLEEKQEMVTVLVDAASADGRLSPLELKVVRDLTYVLGLGDSAP from the coding sequence ATGGATGCCAAGGTCGCCAAGTGCCTGCTCGTGTCGAAGGTCCTCGTCGCCGACGGCATCATGACCGAGAACGAGCGCGCGTTCCTCGACCGCCTGATGAAGCGCCTCGAGCTCGACGAGGCGATGCGGAAGAAGGTGATCGACCTCGACGGCCTCGACCAGGCAGAGTCGATCGTCGCCAAGCTCTCGCTCGAGGAGAAGCAGGAGATGGTCACCGTCCTCGTCGACGCCGCGTCCGCCGACGGCCGCCTCTCCCCCCTCGAGCTCAAGGTCGTGCGCGACCTCACGTACGTGCTCGGCCTCGGCGACTCCGCGCCGTAG
- a CDS encoding RNA methyltransferase codes for MTARGGGACERIHGHRAALAVLERRPDDVIRVACTREHLAAVEHALGKRKTHVGLLREHEIEKLAGTKQHEGICLEASERAWLSPLELADRLTARRGVALALDRVRNSYNIGAILRSAAFFGVDAVILGAPAPHPGLDPNAIRVAEGGCEHLDLARTTDLADTIGRLRRRGVTVLGTDGHADADALTYDFPRPSVLVLGNEREGLSGRVRAQCDVLLAIKGTGAVESLNVGVAAGVAIARLTAPPRT; via the coding sequence ATGACCGCGCGAGGCGGTGGCGCGTGCGAGCGCATCCATGGGCATCGGGCGGCGCTCGCGGTGCTGGAGCGGCGGCCGGACGACGTGATCCGGGTCGCGTGCACGCGCGAGCACCTCGCCGCGGTGGAGCACGCGCTCGGGAAGCGCAAGACGCACGTCGGCCTGTTGCGGGAGCACGAGATCGAGAAGCTCGCGGGCACGAAGCAGCACGAAGGGATCTGCCTCGAGGCGAGCGAGCGCGCGTGGCTGTCGCCGCTCGAGCTCGCCGATCGCCTCACCGCGCGTCGCGGCGTGGCGCTCGCGCTCGACCGCGTGCGGAACTCGTACAACATCGGCGCGATCCTCCGGAGCGCAGCGTTCTTCGGCGTCGACGCGGTCATCCTCGGCGCGCCGGCCCCGCATCCGGGGCTCGACCCGAACGCGATCCGCGTCGCGGAGGGCGGATGCGAGCACCTCGACCTCGCGCGCACGACCGACCTCGCCGACACGATCGGCCGCCTCCGCCGCCGCGGCGTCACCGTCCTCGGGACCGACGGACACGCCGACGCCGACGCGCTGACCTACGATTTCCCGCGCCCCTCCGTGCTCGTCCTCGGCAACGAGCGCGAAGGACTCTCCGGCCGCGTCCGCGCGCAGTGCGACGTGCTCCTCGCGATCAAGGGCACCGGCGCCGTCGAATCGCTCAACGTCGGCGTCGCCGCGGGCGTCGCGATCGCGCGGCTCACCGCACCTCCTCGGACGTGA
- a CDS encoding HD family hydrolase, whose translation MPAASASAASAVELVQLFDRLASLPRTGWLLRGVVDPESIAEHSFGVAVVASLIVDDLRANGTAVDGERVLRMALVHDVAEAFTGDVPMPAKSEALRSALAAAEEATLAPVLTPAQLALWREAEEATTLEARVVKAADKLQMLVKALTYEQQRRGHLDEFFVGDKNRRHMDLDFARTLLAEIDRLRDMTARDGA comes from the coding sequence ATGCCGGCCGCGTCCGCGTCCGCCGCGTCCGCCGTCGAGCTCGTCCAGCTCTTCGATCGCCTCGCGTCGCTCCCGCGCACGGGCTGGCTCCTCCGCGGCGTCGTCGATCCCGAGAGCATCGCCGAGCACTCGTTCGGCGTCGCCGTCGTCGCGTCGCTCATCGTCGACGACCTCCGCGCGAACGGGACCGCGGTCGACGGCGAGCGCGTCCTCCGGATGGCGCTCGTCCACGACGTCGCGGAGGCCTTCACCGGCGACGTCCCGATGCCGGCGAAGAGCGAGGCGCTGCGGAGCGCGCTCGCCGCCGCGGAGGAGGCCACTCTCGCGCCGGTGCTGACGCCCGCGCAGCTCGCGCTCTGGAGAGAGGCGGAAGAGGCGACGACGCTCGAGGCGCGCGTCGTGAAGGCGGCCGACAAGCTGCAGATGCTCGTGAAGGCCCTCACCTACGAGCAGCAGCGGCGCGGCCACCTCGACGAGTTCTTCGTCGGCGACAAGAACCGCCGCCACATGGACCTCGACTTCGCCCGCACCCTCCTCGCAGAAATCGACCGCCTCCGCGACATGACCGCGCGAGACGGCGCATGA
- a CDS encoding DUF1993 domain-containing protein: MSLYEHTVPRFTKSLEVCERWIDKTVEFAKSKNFDADTMLTARLAPDMLPLVRQFQSICDQTKFICTRLTGKEVPSHPDTEKTWEEVRARLRSAREIQSGFTREDFEGAEARKVILPWMPGKYLLGEEYVYDFGIPNLHFHLTIAYAILRHNGVPLGKADFIGGLPFKDA, translated from the coding sequence ATGAGCCTCTACGAGCACACCGTCCCTCGCTTCACGAAGTCGCTCGAGGTCTGCGAGCGATGGATCGACAAAACGGTCGAATTCGCCAAGAGCAAGAACTTCGACGCCGACACGATGCTCACCGCGCGCCTCGCGCCCGACATGCTGCCGCTCGTCCGTCAGTTCCAGTCGATCTGCGATCAGACGAAGTTCATCTGCACGCGGCTGACGGGCAAAGAGGTCCCCTCCCACCCCGACACGGAGAAGACCTGGGAAGAGGTCCGCGCCCGCCTCCGCTCCGCGCGCGAGATCCAGTCCGGCTTCACGCGCGAGGACTTCGAGGGCGCCGAGGCGCGCAAGGTCATCTTGCCGTGGATGCCGGGCAAGTACCTCCTCGGCGAGGAGTACGTCTACGACTTCGGGATCCCGAACCTCCACTTCCACCTCACGATCGCGTACGCGATCCTCCGGCACAACGGCGTCCCGCTCGGGAAGGCCGACTTCATCGGCGGCCTCCCGTTCAAAGACGCGTGA
- a CDS encoding CDP-alcohol phosphatidyltransferase family protein, whose amino-acid sequence MGLEYSVQDRSLLLPHYKRLLVEPVLPAIPERLSPNAITHAGHLLSLAALALLMASADLDRGAPFFVVALLLNAYLWCDNADGSHARRTNQCSATGEFLDHGLDLLNASYVAIMTVVTLGAPPYWSVAAAVIIPAAAAVTYWEQAETGVFQLGMFNQIESIACLTIALAARALFGAAAIGAVHLGPVSLPVAILAFVTLVAAVGIVHSFVRVARRRGRLLPFAAPLAFGLAIALATKTGALGTHAAILAGSVVFVFVGVRQLTLRVQGARPLVERGVLVAAAFLVALASAPLVARGLEHATAGVLVLAFGGLALVHGARGHRLVARIDDPPPGC is encoded by the coding sequence GTGGGTCTCGAGTACTCCGTTCAGGATCGGTCGCTGCTTCTCCCGCACTACAAGCGGCTCCTCGTCGAGCCGGTGCTCCCGGCCATTCCGGAGCGGCTGTCGCCGAACGCGATCACCCACGCCGGGCACCTCCTCAGCCTCGCTGCGCTCGCGCTCCTGATGGCGTCCGCCGACCTCGACCGCGGCGCGCCGTTCTTCGTCGTCGCGCTCCTCCTCAACGCGTACCTCTGGTGTGACAACGCCGACGGCTCGCACGCGCGACGGACCAACCAGTGCTCCGCGACCGGCGAGTTCCTCGATCACGGGCTCGACCTCCTCAACGCGTCCTACGTCGCGATCATGACCGTCGTCACCCTCGGCGCGCCGCCGTACTGGAGCGTCGCCGCGGCCGTGATCATCCCCGCCGCCGCCGCGGTCACGTACTGGGAGCAGGCCGAGACGGGCGTGTTCCAGCTCGGGATGTTCAACCAGATCGAGTCGATCGCGTGCCTCACGATCGCCCTCGCCGCGCGGGCGCTGTTCGGCGCCGCCGCGATCGGCGCGGTCCACCTCGGGCCCGTCTCGCTCCCCGTCGCCATCCTCGCCTTCGTCACCCTCGTCGCCGCCGTCGGCATCGTGCACTCCTTCGTGCGCGTCGCGCGGAGGCGCGGGCGGCTCTTGCCGTTCGCGGCGCCGCTCGCGTTCGGGCTCGCGATCGCCCTCGCGACGAAGACCGGCGCGCTCGGCACCCACGCCGCGATCCTCGCCGGCTCGGTCGTGTTCGTGTTCGTCGGCGTCCGGCAGCTCACCCTCCGCGTCCAGGGCGCGCGGCCCCTCGTCGAGCGCGGCGTCCTCGTCGCCGCCGCGTTCCTCGTCGCCCTCGCGTCGGCGCCGCTCGTCGCGCGCGGCCTCGAGCACGCCACCGCCGGCGTGCTCGTGCTCGCCTTCGGCGGCCTCGCGCTCGTGCACGGCGCGCGCGGTCACCGCCTCGTGGCGCGCATCGACGACCCGCCGCCGGGGTGTTAG
- a CDS encoding protein kinase encodes MSAVYLGRHIDSPSDQPNVVALKIARHDASMDDRLVKMFLEEGKLIQRLVHPNIVRTLEVGTDEQQDYIAMELMLGKTFAVVHDTIATRGVRLSPEIAAWAVARVADALSYAHDLTDAAGRPLNLVHRDVNPANIFATFRGEVKLFDFGLAKVTTGDTSSSQQMVAGKLSYLSPEQIMQIPVDRRSDIFSLGTTLWELLTGKRLFRRDTDIETVRAVQLGPIPDIRSVAPDLPEELARITKTALERNRDHRYPTATYLARELDAWVYQRSSPQDVSGRLAQLVDTLFPGEQKRQGGWLKPAITSAMGRAATIASSAHALQRPPGPEVRRDSRETTAVMHNVPGSATPRDGVPAVTPPDTSVSPGSSSKPNFASTLASAGTSSQNLASTMVTPSSPSARATPQSLAATMVSPSSPVPTSSPGPISSPISSPITSSPVTSPQSLAATMMAPSSGALPPGPLTPRDGIPTAGPSASVAPVTPRFGSSGASTPSVPPPPPPSRRGAPPSVLPPPPSRRLGPAAIESDVPPPPSRTEVGMQVATRTDPPTDITAAPVDASAVDLERTMINPSPSFPPPPKSPSLPPAKMPSKAPAPSPSIVPSKPASTVSRPKRAPIPLPSRIPLPSRASVPPKPAPAPAPAPAPAKKTDTKPPDSGRTQVDVPVPDRKR; translated from the coding sequence ATGAGCGCGGTGTACCTCGGCCGCCACATCGACTCGCCGTCGGATCAGCCGAACGTCGTCGCGCTCAAGATCGCGCGTCACGACGCGTCGATGGACGATCGTCTCGTGAAGATGTTCCTCGAAGAGGGGAAGCTCATTCAGCGCCTCGTGCATCCGAACATCGTCCGCACGCTGGAGGTCGGGACCGACGAACAGCAGGACTACATCGCGATGGAGCTGATGCTCGGGAAGACCTTCGCCGTCGTCCACGACACGATCGCGACGCGCGGCGTCCGCCTCAGCCCCGAGATCGCGGCCTGGGCCGTCGCGCGCGTCGCGGACGCGCTCTCGTACGCGCACGACCTCACCGACGCGGCGGGCCGCCCGCTGAACCTCGTCCACCGCGACGTGAACCCCGCGAACATCTTCGCGACGTTCCGCGGCGAGGTGAAGCTCTTCGACTTCGGCCTCGCGAAGGTGACGACGGGCGACACCTCGAGCTCGCAGCAGATGGTCGCGGGCAAGCTCTCGTACCTCTCGCCCGAGCAGATCATGCAGATCCCGGTCGATCGCCGGAGCGACATCTTCTCGCTCGGCACGACCCTCTGGGAGCTCCTCACCGGCAAGCGCCTCTTCCGCCGCGACACCGACATCGAGACGGTGCGCGCGGTGCAGCTCGGCCCGATCCCGGACATCCGCAGCGTCGCGCCCGATCTCCCCGAGGAGCTCGCGCGCATCACGAAGACCGCGCTCGAGCGCAACCGCGATCACCGCTACCCGACCGCGACGTACCTCGCGCGCGAGCTCGACGCGTGGGTCTACCAGCGCTCGTCGCCGCAGGACGTCTCGGGCCGCCTCGCGCAGCTCGTCGACACGCTGTTCCCCGGCGAGCAGAAGCGCCAAGGCGGCTGGCTCAAGCCCGCGATCACGTCGGCGATGGGCCGCGCCGCCACGATCGCCTCGTCCGCGCACGCGCTGCAACGACCACCCGGCCCCGAGGTCCGCCGCGACTCACGCGAGACGACGGCCGTCATGCACAACGTGCCCGGGAGCGCCACCCCGCGCGACGGCGTCCCCGCCGTGACGCCCCCCGACACGAGCGTGAGCCCCGGCAGCTCGAGCAAACCCAACTTCGCCTCCACGCTCGCGAGCGCCGGCACGAGCTCGCAGAACCTCGCCTCGACGATGGTGACCCCCTCGAGCCCGAGCGCGCGCGCGACCCCGCAGAGCCTCGCGGCGACGATGGTCTCGCCCTCGAGCCCGGTCCCGACGTCGAGCCCGGGCCCGATCTCGAGCCCGATCTCGAGCCCGATCACGTCGAGCCCGGTCACGAGCCCGCAGAGCCTCGCGGCGACGATGATGGCGCCGAGCTCCGGCGCGTTGCCGCCGGGCCCGCTCACGCCGCGCGACGGGATCCCCACCGCGGGGCCGTCCGCGTCCGTCGCCCCCGTGACGCCGCGCTTCGGCTCGAGCGGCGCGTCGACGCCCTCCGTCCCGCCGCCGCCTCCCCCCTCGCGCCGCGGAGCGCCGCCGTCCGTGCTCCCTCCTCCGCCGTCGCGACGCCTCGGCCCCGCCGCGATCGAGTCCGACGTCCCGCCGCCGCCCTCGCGCACGGAGGTCGGCATGCAGGTCGCGACGCGCACGGATCCGCCGACCGACATCACCGCCGCCCCCGTCGACGCGAGCGCGGTCGATCTCGAGCGCACGATGATCAACCCGAGCCCGAGCTTCCCGCCGCCGCCGAAGAGCCCGTCGCTCCCCCCGGCCAAGATGCCGTCGAAGGCCCCGGCGCCCTCCCCGTCGATCGTCCCCTCGAAGCCCGCTTCCACGGTCTCCCGCCCGAAGCGCGCCCCGATCCCGCTCCCCTCGCGCATCCCTCTCCCTTCGAGAGCAAGCGTCCCCCCCAAGCCAGCCCCCGCGCCCGCACCTGCGCCCGCGCCCGCGAAGAAGACCGACACGAAGCCCCCGGACAGCGGCCGCACGCAAGTCGACGTCCCCGTCCCCGACCGCAAGCGATAA